In the genome of Candidatus Reidiella endopervernicosa, one region contains:
- a CDS encoding histidine biosynthesis protein HisIE: MATKKKAASKKKATAKKKVTAKKKVVAKKKVAKKAAPKRKAAAKRKVAKKKVAAKKKVAKKKVAKKKVAKKKVAKKKVAAKKKVAKKKVAKKKVAKKKVAKKKVAAKKKVAKKKVAKKKVAAKKKVAKKKVAKKKVAAKKKAAKKKSAKKR; encoded by the coding sequence ATGGCGACGAAGAAGAAGGCCGCTTCCAAGAAAAAAGCGACTGCAAAAAAGAAGGTAACTGCCAAGAAAAAGGTAGTAGCTAAGAAGAAGGTAGCCAAGAAAGCAGCACCAAAGAGAAAGGCCGCTGCTAAGAGGAAGGTTGCCAAGAAGAAGGTAGCTGCTAAGAAGAAAGTAGCTAAGAAAAAGGTTGCTAAGAAGAAAGTGGCTAAGAAAAAGGTTGCCAAGAAGAAGGTAGCTGCTAAGAAGAAAGTGGCTAAGAAAAAGGTTGCTAAGAAGAAAGTGGCTAAGAAAAAGGTTGCCAAGAAGAAGGTAGCTGCTAAGAAGAAAGTGGCTAAGAAAAAGGTCGCCAAGAAGAAGGTAGCTGCTAAGAAGAAAGTGGCTAAGAAAAAGGTTGCCAAGAAGAAGGTAGCTGCTAAGAAGAAAGCAGCTAAGAAGAAGAGCGCCAAAAAGCGTTAA
- a CDS encoding cell division protein ZapA produces MSEKSSPVTVKILDKEYRVSCADNEREELLASSRYLNEQMLEIRRGGKVIGADRIAVMAALNIAHELLSCQKQLEGVDKTLHSRIKQIQDKIEVALNHNKQMEL; encoded by the coding sequence ATGAGCGAAAAGAGTAGCCCCGTTACCGTCAAGATCCTCGACAAAGAGTATCGAGTCTCCTGCGCCGACAACGAGCGCGAAGAGCTGCTCGCTTCCTCACGCTACCTTAACGAACAGATGCTCGAGATTCGTCGTGGTGGCAAGGTGATCGGCGCTGATCGCATTGCCGTGATGGCCGCACTTAACATCGCCCATGAACTACTCAGCTGCCAGAAACAGCTCGAAGGTGTCGACAAGACTCTGCATAGCCGTATCAAACAGATTCAGGACAAGATCGAAGTCGCTCTGAATCACAACAAACAGATGGAACTCTAG
- the ubiH gene encoding 2-octaprenyl-6-methoxyphenyl hydroxylase has product MVETQNSYDVVIVGGGLVGIALACALGDQPLRVAVIEALPFETNRSASYDDRTIALAYGARPIFEAMGVWQQLAADVTAIKRIHISDRGHFGAARLDCNDVGCEALGYVVPSRCMGEVLMARVAQFDNVELLCPARVTSLEQDEHAATIVIEREGEQQMLRSGLLVVADGTHSAIREQLQVAVDRHDYGQRGVIANVTPSRHHDNVAFERFTDSGPMAMLPMDESRCALVWTVSEARADELLTLDDEAFLAELQDRFGNRLGRFEKVGNRAAHSLMQIVAQEQVRDRLALIGNAAHTLHPVAGQGFNLGLRDVAVLADLINTAAVSGEDVGSATLLADYAEWRRNDQRYIIGFTDSLVRLFASPLLPIKAARSAGLVALDLLPPLKRWLTRHAMGLGGKLPRLSRGLPLQEK; this is encoded by the coding sequence ATGGTTGAAACGCAGAACAGCTACGATGTGGTGATTGTTGGCGGAGGGCTGGTCGGTATTGCACTCGCCTGCGCACTGGGTGATCAACCACTACGTGTTGCGGTTATTGAAGCGCTGCCGTTCGAAACCAACCGTAGCGCAAGCTACGACGATCGCACCATCGCGCTCGCCTACGGTGCGCGTCCTATCTTTGAGGCGATGGGCGTCTGGCAGCAGCTGGCTGCTGATGTCACTGCCATTAAACGAATCCATATCTCCGATCGAGGTCACTTTGGTGCGGCGCGACTCGACTGTAACGATGTCGGTTGCGAGGCGCTGGGCTATGTGGTGCCGAGTCGTTGCATGGGTGAGGTGTTGATGGCGCGGGTGGCACAGTTCGATAATGTTGAGCTGCTCTGCCCAGCACGGGTGACCTCGCTAGAGCAGGATGAACACGCTGCCACCATTGTGATCGAACGCGAGGGTGAACAGCAGATGCTACGGAGCGGGCTGCTGGTGGTGGCCGACGGAACCCACTCGGCGATTCGCGAACAGCTGCAGGTAGCGGTAGATCGTCACGACTACGGACAACGCGGTGTTATCGCCAACGTCACCCCATCACGTCACCACGACAACGTCGCCTTCGAACGCTTTACCGATAGTGGGCCGATGGCGATGCTGCCGATGGATGAGAGCCGCTGTGCACTGGTCTGGACCGTGAGTGAGGCGCGTGCCGATGAGCTGCTGACGCTTGATGACGAAGCCTTTCTGGCTGAACTGCAGGATCGTTTTGGTAACCGCCTGGGACGCTTCGAGAAGGTCGGCAATCGTGCGGCGCACTCGCTGATGCAGATCGTCGCCCAGGAGCAGGTGCGTGATCGGTTGGCGCTGATCGGTAATGCGGCCCATACACTCCATCCCGTTGCTGGGCAGGGATTTAATCTCGGTCTGCGTGATGTTGCGGTACTGGCCGATCTGATCAACACGGCTGCTGTCAGTGGTGAGGATGTTGGTTCAGCCACGCTGCTGGCAGATTACGCCGAGTGGCGCCGCAACGATCAGCGCTACATCATCGGATTTACCGATTCACTGGTGCGCCTCTTTGCCAGTCCACTGCTTCCGATCAAGGCGGCGCGTAGCGCCGGGCTGGTTGCGCTCGATCTACTGCCACCGCTGAAGCGCTGGCTGACACGCCACGCGATGGGCCTGGGTGGAAAGCTGCCGCGCCTCTCGCGTGGTCTGCCACTGCAGGAGAAGTAA
- the rpiA gene encoding ribose-5-phosphate isomerase RpiA, producing MTPDEMKKQAAEAAIEYVESGTVVGVGTGSTANHFIDLLGAMKGKIDGTVASSEASAERLRGHGIQVLDLNSVGQLPLYVDGADESNRHLHLIKGGGGALTREKIVAAASDKFVCIADDSKLVDVLGAFPLPIEVIPMARSYVAREIVKLGGTPILREGFTTDNGNIILDIQDLKIMEPVKFEEQINSIVGVVTVGIFAIRPADALILGSSSGIKQLP from the coding sequence ATGACACCAGATGAGATGAAAAAACAGGCCGCGGAAGCCGCTATCGAATATGTAGAGTCGGGCACCGTGGTCGGAGTCGGTACCGGCTCAACCGCCAACCACTTTATCGACCTACTCGGTGCGATGAAGGGAAAAATCGACGGCACCGTTGCCAGCTCCGAAGCGAGCGCTGAGCGACTGCGCGGACACGGCATCCAGGTGCTGGATCTCAACAGCGTCGGTCAATTGCCGCTCTATGTGGATGGGGCTGATGAGTCGAATCGCCACCTACACCTTATTAAAGGCGGCGGTGGCGCACTGACGCGCGAGAAGATCGTCGCCGCAGCGAGCGACAAGTTTGTCTGCATTGCCGATGACTCAAAACTGGTCGACGTGCTGGGTGCCTTCCCTCTACCGATAGAGGTGATTCCGATGGCACGCAGCTATGTCGCTCGCGAAATCGTCAAACTTGGTGGCACACCTATTCTTCGCGAAGGTTTCACCACCGATAACGGCAATATCATTCTCGACATTCAGGATCTGAAAATCATGGAACCGGTGAAGTTCGAAGAGCAGATCAACAGCATCGTCGGCGTGGTCACTGTGGGCATCTTTGCCATACGCCCAGCCGATGCACTGATCCTTGGCTCCTCATCAGGCATCAAACAGCTACCGTAA
- the gcvH gene encoding glycine cleavage system protein GcvH: MSNVPAELKYAKSHEWVRKNDDGSITVGISEHAQELLGDMVYVEVPEVGNSVEAEEACAVVESVKAASDIYSPVAGEVVEVNEALDGAPELINSSPYDEGWIMRLQPADMADVDALLDASAYETQISEE; this comes from the coding sequence ATGAGTAACGTGCCAGCCGAACTGAAATACGCCAAGAGCCATGAGTGGGTTCGCAAGAATGATGATGGCAGCATCACCGTCGGAATTTCCGAGCATGCCCAGGAGCTGCTAGGCGATATGGTCTACGTTGAGGTGCCCGAGGTGGGTAACAGCGTTGAGGCCGAAGAGGCGTGTGCCGTGGTTGAGTCGGTCAAGGCCGCTTCTGATATCTACAGCCCCGTTGCGGGTGAGGTAGTAGAGGTTAATGAAGCACTCGACGGCGCACCTGAGCTGATCAACAGCTCACCCTACGATGAGGGTTGGATCATGCGTCTGCAGCCTGCCGATATGGCCGACGTCGATGCACTGCTCGATGCCTCAGCCTACGAGACCCAGATCAGCGAAGAGTAA
- a CDS encoding TIGR02449 family protein encodes MTGKTPATNLEMDLQRLEQWLDDLIGTCERLNEENYVLRKENDLLSTERDELREKGDQARSRVETIVTRLKAMENSV; translated from the coding sequence ATGACTGGCAAGACACCCGCAACCAATCTTGAGATGGACCTTCAGCGCCTGGAGCAGTGGCTCGACGACCTGATCGGCACCTGTGAACGACTCAACGAAGAGAACTATGTGCTGCGCAAAGAGAACGATCTGCTCAGCACCGAGCGCGATGAGTTGCGCGAGAAGGGTGATCAGGCTCGTTCGCGCGTAGAGACCATCGTCACTCGACTTAAGGCGATGGAAAACTCCGTATGA
- the pepP gene encoding Xaa-Pro aminopeptidase, with translation MSPKEFVRRRKHLMSMMGEGAIALLPAAPVQIRNRDAEHHYRQDSDFMYLTGFPEPEAVLVLIPGRKQGQCILFCREQDPSMTLWNGPMAGLEGAVESYGADDAFPISDLDEILPGLLEERETVCYTMGARPDFDQRVMGWVNQVRSKSRSGVHAPEEFVSLDHLLHELRLFKSRAELKAMREAATISVKAHKRAMKICKPGMYEYEIEAEYLHEFRRHNSVPAYSSIVGGGNNGCVLHYVDNRDELRDGDLLLIDAAAEVECYAADITRTFPVNGKFSPAQRALYEVVLDAQLAAIKAVKPGNHWNDPHDATVRVITEGLLKLGLLKGKLDNMIESEAYKRFYMHRVGHWLGMDVHDVGDYKIGDEWRMLEPGMVLTIEPGIYIPIGSKGVAKKWQGIGIRIEDDVVVTKDGHLVLSEKAPKHVDEIEALMNG, from the coding sequence ATGAGTCCAAAAGAGTTTGTTCGCCGTCGTAAGCATCTGATGTCGATGATGGGTGAGGGCGCGATAGCGCTACTGCCTGCTGCACCGGTGCAGATTCGTAACCGCGATGCGGAGCATCACTATCGCCAGGATAGCGACTTCATGTATCTGACCGGCTTCCCTGAGCCTGAGGCAGTATTGGTGCTGATTCCGGGTCGCAAACAGGGGCAGTGCATCCTCTTCTGTCGTGAACAGGATCCCAGTATGACGCTCTGGAATGGACCGATGGCGGGGCTGGAGGGTGCGGTAGAGAGTTACGGCGCCGATGATGCGTTCCCCATTAGTGATCTTGATGAGATTCTGCCGGGGCTGCTCGAGGAGCGTGAGACGGTCTGTTACACCATGGGCGCACGTCCTGACTTCGATCAACGTGTCATGGGTTGGGTCAACCAGGTGCGCAGCAAATCGCGCTCTGGTGTGCACGCGCCCGAGGAGTTTGTCTCGCTCGATCACCTGCTGCATGAGCTACGACTGTTTAAGAGCCGCGCCGAGCTGAAGGCGATGCGTGAGGCGGCCACTATCTCGGTTAAGGCGCATAAACGCGCGATGAAGATCTGTAAGCCGGGCATGTATGAATATGAGATTGAGGCGGAGTATCTACACGAGTTTCGTCGTCACAACAGCGTACCGGCCTACAGCTCGATTGTTGGCGGTGGTAACAACGGCTGTGTGCTCCACTATGTCGATAACCGCGATGAACTCCGCGATGGTGATCTGCTACTGATTGATGCTGCAGCTGAGGTGGAGTGTTATGCCGCTGACATTACCCGCACCTTCCCCGTTAATGGAAAATTTTCTCCGGCTCAGCGTGCACTCTACGAGGTTGTGCTCGATGCACAGCTAGCGGCGATTAAGGCGGTCAAGCCTGGCAACCATTGGAACGATCCACACGATGCTACGGTGAGGGTAATTACCGAAGGACTGCTCAAACTCGGGCTGCTCAAGGGCAAGCTCGATAATATGATTGAGAGTGAGGCCTACAAACGTTTCTATATGCACCGTGTCGGCCACTGGCTCGGCATGGATGTGCACGATGTGGGTGACTATAAGATTGGTGACGAGTGGCGCATGCTCGAGCCCGGCATGGTGCTGACCATCGAGCCGGGCATCTATATTCCAATCGGCAGTAAAGGCGTGGCGAAAAAGTGGCAGGGAATCGGTATCCGTATCGAGGATGATGTGGTGGTGACCAAGGATGGTCATCTGGTGCTGAGTGAGAAGGCTCCGAAACACGTCGATGAGATTGAGGCATTGATGAATGGTTGA
- a CDS encoding UPF0149 family protein: protein MSEQQSPDFDSIDDALQRVGAPMGAAESHGLLCGMICGQGHGNRRGWGEQVLDEVDMNNLLVKECDGLLDQLFEQTQQQLNDTVLEFALFLPVEGDVISIRVEALAEWCQGFLYGFGIAGGNKAESMPDDSRDLLRDIAEISRAAIDDEDDPEVDESAYTELVEYLRMGVLLMNEELHPIKAPARLQ, encoded by the coding sequence ATGAGCGAACAACAATCTCCAGATTTCGACAGCATTGATGATGCGCTACAACGTGTCGGTGCGCCTATGGGGGCAGCCGAATCACACGGACTGCTGTGTGGCATGATCTGTGGCCAGGGCCACGGTAATCGTCGTGGTTGGGGGGAGCAGGTGCTCGATGAGGTCGATATGAACAACCTACTGGTTAAGGAGTGTGATGGTCTACTCGATCAGCTTTTCGAGCAGACTCAGCAGCAGCTCAACGATACGGTGCTCGAGTTTGCGCTGTTTCTGCCTGTGGAGGGTGATGTGATCTCAATCCGGGTCGAGGCATTGGCGGAGTGGTGTCAGGGTTTCCTCTACGGCTTTGGCATCGCCGGTGGCAACAAGGCTGAATCGATGCCCGATGATAGTCGTGATCTCTTGCGTGACATCGCTGAGATTTCCCGTGCGGCGATCGATGATGAGGACGATCCTGAGGTTGATGAGTCCGCCTATACCGAGCTGGTTGAGTATCTGCGTATGGGGGTACTTCTGATGAATGAAGAACTCCATCCAATTAAAGCCCCTGCACGTCTGCAGTAG
- the gcvT gene encoding glycine cleavage system aminomethyltransferase GcvT, translated as MTQRTALYEQHLAVGGKMVDFAGWEMPINYGSQIEEHHQVRRDAGVFDVSHMVVVDLKGCEAGDYLRKLLANDVSRLKESGKALYSCMLNDEGGVIDDLIVYYINDAYYRVVVNAATRDKDLKWMRAKLGSMAVDLNERSDLAMVAVQGPNARAKALPLLPKAGREAAEALARFFGVECGDWFIARTGYTGEDGFEIMLPESEVSGFWQALLDAGVAPTGLGARDTLRLEAGMNLYGTDMDETTSPLESGLKWTVAMEPAERDFIGRSALEAAAPERKLVGLVLEAKGVLRGHQRIEVEGGGEGEITSGSFSPTLGVSIAFARVPAATGASCTVEIRGKMLPARVVRPPFVRDGKACIELPGN; from the coding sequence ATGACGCAGAGAACAGCACTCTATGAGCAGCACCTCGCCGTGGGCGGCAAGATGGTCGACTTCGCCGGTTGGGAGATGCCGATCAACTATGGTTCACAGATTGAGGAGCACCACCAGGTGCGTCGCGATGCGGGTGTCTTCGATGTCTCGCACATGGTTGTGGTCGATCTGAAGGGGTGTGAGGCGGGTGACTACCTGCGCAAACTGCTCGCCAATGATGTGAGCCGTCTTAAAGAGAGCGGTAAGGCGCTCTACAGCTGCATGCTCAACGATGAGGGTGGGGTGATCGACGATCTGATTGTCTACTACATCAACGACGCCTACTACCGCGTGGTGGTCAACGCCGCCACCCGTGACAAGGACCTGAAGTGGATGCGCGCCAAGCTCGGCAGCATGGCGGTCGATCTGAATGAGCGTAGCGATCTGGCGATGGTCGCAGTGCAGGGGCCCAATGCCCGTGCCAAGGCGCTGCCGCTGCTGCCCAAGGCGGGACGTGAGGCGGCCGAGGCGCTGGCGCGCTTCTTCGGTGTTGAGTGTGGCGACTGGTTTATCGCCCGCACCGGTTACACCGGGGAGGATGGTTTCGAGATCATGCTGCCCGAGAGTGAGGTGAGTGGTTTCTGGCAGGCGCTGCTCGATGCAGGTGTCGCACCGACCGGACTCGGTGCGCGCGACACGCTACGCCTTGAAGCCGGCATGAACCTCTACGGCACCGATATGGATGAGACCACCTCACCGCTGGAGTCGGGTCTGAAGTGGACCGTGGCGATGGAGCCCGCTGAGCGCGACTTTATCGGTCGTAGTGCGCTGGAGGCCGCCGCGCCGGAGCGCAAGCTGGTCGGATTGGTGCTGGAGGCGAAGGGTGTGCTGCGTGGTCATCAGCGTATTGAGGTTGAGGGGGGAGGCGAGGGTGAGATCACCAGCGGCAGCTTCTCGCCGACGCTCGGTGTCTCAATCGCCTTCGCCCGTGTCCCCGCCGCGACCGGCGCCTCGTGCACGGTAGAGATTCGTGGCAAAATGTTGCCCGCCCGAGTGGTCAGGCCACCCTTCGTACGCGATGGCAAGGCGTGTATTGAGCTGCCGGGTAATTAA
- a CDS encoding 5-formyltetrahydrofolate cyclo-ligase yields the protein MTEPNATRADIRREIRKRRLAITPELRAQHSRQAAATIASHQIFKRSRNIAIYLANDGEIDPAPLAAIARRCDKNLFLPVLAPNRANRLDFAPYHPHSLLRANRFGIAEPVVSRSQMISIHTLDLVLTPLVSFDNNGNRLGMGGGFYDRSFAFLHHRRHWQKPRLLGFAFACQQINTLPHQEWDVPLAGIATEQGVALFD from the coding sequence ATGACAGAGCCCAACGCGACGCGTGCCGACATCCGCCGCGAGATCCGTAAACGGCGTCTTGCAATCACCCCCGAACTTCGTGCCCAGCATAGTCGTCAGGCCGCCGCGACAATCGCCTCACATCAGATCTTTAAACGCAGCCGCAATATCGCCATCTATCTGGCCAACGACGGCGAGATAGACCCGGCACCTCTGGCTGCAATTGCCCGTCGCTGTGACAAGAACCTGTTCCTGCCGGTTCTAGCACCCAATCGCGCCAACCGACTCGACTTTGCCCCCTACCACCCGCACTCACTGCTACGAGCCAATCGATTTGGTATCGCCGAGCCAGTGGTCTCACGCTCGCAGATGATCTCAATCCACACACTCGATCTGGTACTGACACCGCTGGTCAGCTTTGACAACAATGGCAACCGTCTTGGCATGGGCGGCGGTTTCTATGATCGCTCTTTCGCCTTTCTACACCACCGTCGTCACTGGCAGAAACCAAGACTGCTTGGCTTTGCATTTGCCTGCCAACAGATCAACACACTTCCTCATCAGGAGTGGGATGTACCACTAGCAGGCATAGCAACCGAACAAGGCGTTGCACTCTTCGACTAA
- a CDS encoding UbiH/UbiF/VisC/COQ6 family ubiquinone biosynthesis hydroxylase, producing the protein MQNEYDVAIIGGGMVGSALACALGGSRLRVAVVEKFPADASWSAESVDLRVSAITRASQHIFEALGAWQGMAERRISPYTDMEVWDAMGGASIHFDAAEVGQPYLGHIIENRVIQLALWERLESIDNVTRIFPAGLESFEVDGEGVDLLLDNGERLRSKLIVGADGANSKVLEIAGSSVGGWMYDQHALVATVRTEHSHLNTAWQRFLPEGPLAFLPISDGRASIVWSCRPERAEALAELDEASFCKALGEDIDHRLGQITAVEGRGVYPLRLRHVDHYVHPRVALVGDAAHSIHPLAGQGVNIGLLDAASLAEVVLQGVEQRRDIGEVALLRRYERWRKGQNLLMMGSMDAFKRSFGSQQAPIRLARNLGLAIADRITPLKSAIMRRAMGLGGDLPKLAQPPRY; encoded by the coding sequence ATGCAGAACGAATACGATGTGGCGATTATCGGTGGCGGCATGGTCGGCTCCGCACTCGCCTGCGCACTCGGTGGCAGCAGGCTGCGCGTGGCCGTTGTTGAGAAGTTTCCCGCCGATGCCAGCTGGTCAGCCGAGTCGGTTGATCTTCGCGTCTCGGCGATTACCCGCGCTTCACAGCATATCTTCGAGGCGCTCGGCGCCTGGCAGGGGATGGCCGAGCGGCGCATTAGCCCCTACACCGATATGGAGGTGTGGGATGCGATGGGTGGTGCCTCGATCCACTTCGATGCGGCCGAGGTGGGGCAGCCTTACCTGGGACACATCATCGAGAACCGGGTGATTCAACTCGCGCTCTGGGAGCGTCTTGAATCGATCGATAACGTCACTCGTATCTTCCCTGCTGGACTCGAGAGCTTTGAGGTTGATGGTGAGGGTGTCGATCTCCTACTCGATAACGGTGAGCGGCTACGCAGCAAACTGATTGTCGGTGCCGATGGTGCTAATTCGAAGGTGCTGGAGATCGCCGGTAGTAGCGTCGGTGGCTGGATGTATGACCAACATGCGCTGGTCGCCACGGTGCGTACCGAACACTCCCACCTCAACACCGCCTGGCAGCGTTTTCTGCCCGAGGGTCCGCTCGCCTTCCTGCCGATTTCAGATGGACGTGCCTCAATCGTATGGAGCTGTCGGCCCGAGCGTGCAGAGGCTCTGGCCGAACTCGATGAGGCGAGCTTCTGCAAAGCGCTGGGTGAGGATATCGATCACCGACTGGGCCAGATTACAGCGGTTGAGGGACGTGGTGTCTACCCGCTGCGTCTGCGCCACGTTGATCACTACGTGCATCCACGCGTCGCGCTGGTTGGTGATGCCGCTCACTCGATTCATCCGCTGGCGGGGCAGGGCGTAAATATCGGTCTGCTCGATGCGGCATCGTTGGCTGAGGTGGTGCTGCAGGGCGTCGAGCAGCGGCGCGATATCGGTGAGGTGGCGCTGCTGCGTCGTTATGAGCGCTGGCGCAAGGGGCAGAACCTGCTGATGATGGGTTCGATGGACGCCTTTAAACGAAGCTTTGGCAGCCAGCAGGCACCGATACGGTTGGCGCGTAATCTGGGGCTCGCCATCGCCGATCGCATTACCCCGCTGAAGAGCGCAATTATGCGCCGTGCGATGGGGCTCGGTGGTGATCTGCCCAAATTGGCGCAGCCGCCGCGCTACTGA
- the ilvA gene encoding threonine ammonia-lyase, biosynthetic: MSDRYIEKILKSRVYDVACETPLDPAPLLSKRLNNEVLLKREDLQPVFSFKLRGAYNKMANLTQKQRERGVVAASAGNHAQGVALSADRLGIKATIVMPRTTPGIKVEAVKRLGGKVVLHGDTYDDAYEHARIISDDKGACFIHPYDDPEVIAGQGTVALEIMRQHAQDIHAIFVPVGGGGLIAGVAVFAKYLNPKIRIIGVEPEEAACMGEALKAGKRVVLDQVGIFADGVAVRQVGKEPFRIAKQLVDSVITVTTDETCAAIKDIFDDTRAIAEPAGALALAGLKKHVAKSRITGKSLVAITSGANINFDRLRHVAERAEVGERREAVLAVTIPEQPGSFRKFCKAIGKQGITEFNYRYADASSAHIFVGVKLANAQSEKRELIQRLRDGGYRVLDMADNEMAKLHIRYMVGGRSSGVENEILYRFQFPERPGALMQFLNQIGQQWNISLFHYRNHGAAYGRVLVGIQVPAEEKGQFQGFLDNLGYPYWDESDNPAYNLFLGTL, from the coding sequence ATGAGTGACCGATATATAGAAAAAATACTGAAATCGCGTGTTTATGATGTCGCCTGCGAGACCCCGCTGGACCCTGCGCCGCTGCTTTCAAAACGTCTCAATAATGAGGTGTTGCTAAAGCGAGAGGATCTGCAGCCGGTCTTCTCCTTCAAACTGCGTGGTGCCTATAACAAGATGGCAAACCTGACGCAGAAACAGCGTGAACGAGGTGTGGTCGCAGCATCAGCGGGTAATCATGCGCAGGGTGTCGCGCTCTCGGCAGATAGGCTGGGTATCAAAGCGACGATCGTGATGCCCCGAACCACACCGGGCATCAAGGTGGAAGCGGTCAAACGCCTTGGTGGCAAGGTGGTGCTGCATGGCGATACCTATGATGATGCCTATGAGCATGCTCGCATCATCTCGGATGATAAGGGTGCCTGTTTTATTCACCCCTACGATGATCCAGAGGTGATCGCGGGGCAGGGTACGGTGGCACTCGAGATCATGCGTCAGCATGCGCAGGATATTCACGCCATCTTTGTACCGGTCGGAGGCGGTGGCCTGATTGCTGGCGTGGCGGTGTTCGCCAAGTACCTCAATCCAAAGATTCGTATTATCGGTGTTGAGCCTGAAGAGGCAGCCTGCATGGGTGAGGCGCTCAAGGCGGGCAAACGAGTGGTGCTTGATCAGGTCGGCATCTTTGCCGATGGTGTGGCAGTGAGGCAGGTGGGCAAGGAACCGTTTCGCATTGCCAAGCAGCTGGTCGATTCGGTGATTACCGTAACCACCGATGAGACCTGTGCGGCGATTAAGGATATCTTCGACGATACACGTGCGATCGCCGAACCGGCAGGTGCGCTTGCTCTGGCGGGTCTAAAAAAACATGTCGCCAAGAGCCGGATCACGGGTAAATCACTGGTTGCGATTACCAGTGGTGCCAACATTAACTTTGATCGCCTGCGTCATGTGGCAGAACGGGCCGAGGTGGGTGAGCGGCGAGAGGCGGTACTGGCCGTCACGATTCCAGAACAGCCGGGTAGCTTTCGTAAGTTTTGTAAGGCGATTGGTAAACAGGGCATTACCGAATTTAACTACCGCTATGCTGATGCGAGCAGTGCGCACATCTTTGTAGGTGTGAAACTGGCGAATGCACAGAGCGAAAAGCGTGAATTGATTCAGCGTCTGCGTGATGGGGGTTATCGGGTGCTCGATATGGCCGACAATGAGATGGCCAAGCTGCATATTCGATACATGGTTGGCGGACGATCATCGGGTGTTGAGAACGAGATACTCTATCGATTCCAGTTCCCGGAGCGCCCCGGCGCATTGATGCAGTTTCTAAATCAGATAGGACAGCAGTGGAATATCAGTCTGTTCCACTACCGAAACCATGGTGCTGCCTATGGCCGGGTACTGGTCGGCATTCAGGTGCCTGCTGAGGAGAAGGGCCAATTCCAGGGATTTCTTGATAATCTCGGTTACCCCTATTGGGATGAGAGTGATAACCCGGCCTATAATCTCTTTCTGGGGACGCTCTGA